From Schaalia sp. ZJ405, one genomic window encodes:
- the rbfA gene encoding 30S ribosome-binding factor RbfA, with product MADAARQRKVEDRIHQTVASLLGRRVKDPRLEFVTITDVRVTGDLQHASVFYTVYGDEDARARAARAFTSANGIIRSEVGKALGIRLTPTLEFILDALPESAAALEDALAAAKARDEEIARAAVGATYAGDENPYRENENDEDEFDDAADLSEED from the coding sequence ATGGCTGACGCAGCTCGCCAACGCAAAGTTGAGGATCGGATTCACCAGACCGTCGCCAGCCTACTGGGGCGGCGCGTCAAGGATCCGCGCCTTGAGTTCGTGACGATCACGGATGTTCGCGTGACGGGGGATCTTCAGCATGCCTCTGTTTTCTACACCGTGTATGGGGACGAGGACGCGCGCGCCCGCGCAGCGCGGGCCTTCACCTCCGCAAATGGCATCATTCGTTCCGAAGTGGGGAAAGCTTTGGGGATTCGACTGACCCCGACGCTTGAGTTCATCCTCGATGCTCTTCCGGAAAGCGCTGCTGCGCTTGAGGACGCGTTGGCTGCCGCGAAAGCGCGTGACGAAGAAATCGCGCGTGCTGCGGTCGGAGCAACGTACGCCGGAGATGAGAACCCCTATCGTGAAAACGAGAATGACGAGGACGAGTTCGACGACGCTGCGGACCTGTCCGAGGAAGACTGA
- a CDS encoding tRNA pseudouridine synthase B: MAKRPDHPFPGFLVIDKPAGITSHDVVSRIRRIAGTRKVGHGGTLDPMATGVVILGIGKATKLLTWVSGDSKSYDATIRLGIATSTDDAEGEVTASLGCSSLYAPAAPLEGNQRTLPRSADGTHTSVSAGKSHVGAPDGDREREKSGVVLVNGPDGDTAELTAVIDAALERFRGEIEQVPSSVSAIKVNGKRAYARVRSGENVVLAARPVTIDRFDLTAPPRVLTVDGVDVIDLDVTVDCSSGTYIRALARDLGEALGVGGHLTMLRRTRIASITLDDAHTLDSLEARSQKARESQSAGEKTEGQHAGNGTWTGCAEALPMIPLGEAALIMFPELRITADEARRFAHGQAPTDRSDAGDTDSGILAVVSPESQVLGLVERRRGKLRTLLVF; the protein is encoded by the coding sequence ATGGCGAAACGCCCAGATCACCCATTCCCCGGCTTCCTTGTGATCGACAAGCCAGCCGGAATAACCAGCCATGACGTTGTATCGCGTATCCGAAGGATCGCCGGTACGCGCAAGGTCGGTCACGGGGGCACTCTTGACCCAATGGCAACGGGTGTGGTGATTCTCGGTATCGGCAAGGCAACGAAGCTGTTGACCTGGGTCAGTGGCGACTCAAAATCTTACGACGCAACGATTCGGCTGGGAATCGCCACATCAACTGATGATGCCGAGGGTGAAGTGACGGCGTCGCTGGGCTGTTCGTCACTGTATGCGCCAGCAGCCCCTCTGGAGGGGAATCAACGGACGCTTCCACGGTCGGCGGATGGGACTCACACGTCGGTTTCAGCAGGTAAATCCCACGTTGGTGCCCCTGATGGTGACCGTGAGCGTGAAAAGTCGGGCGTCGTCCTCGTTAATGGGCCAGACGGAGACACCGCAGAACTGACGGCAGTGATCGACGCGGCTCTTGAGCGGTTCCGCGGGGAGATTGAGCAGGTCCCGTCGTCTGTTTCAGCGATCAAGGTCAATGGGAAAAGAGCGTATGCGCGAGTGCGCTCCGGTGAGAACGTGGTGCTCGCAGCTCGTCCCGTGACGATTGACCGTTTCGATCTGACAGCGCCTCCCCGGGTGCTGACCGTGGACGGCGTGGACGTCATTGATCTTGATGTCACCGTTGATTGTTCAAGTGGAACGTATATTCGTGCGCTTGCTCGGGACTTGGGGGAGGCCTTGGGGGTTGGTGGACATCTGACGATGCTTCGTCGGACACGGATCGCTTCGATCACCCTTGATGATGCTCACACTCTCGACTCTCTTGAGGCAAGGTCGCAAAAAGCCCGTGAGTCTCAATCTGCGGGTGAAAAAACCGAGGGACAACACGCAGGAAACGGCACGTGGACGGGCTGCGCCGAGGCTCTCCCGATGATTCCTCTGGGTGAGGCTGCGCTCATAATGTTTCCCGAGCTGCGTATCACCGCTGACGAGGCACGGCGCTTTGCTCACGGCCAAGCCCCGACGGATCGCAGCGATGCGGGGGACACGGACAGCGGTATTCTTGCCGTTGTTTCACCTGAGAGCCAGGTGCTCGGGCTCGTCGAACGTCGTCGCGGAAAACTCCGGACACTGCTCGTGTTCTAG
- a CDS encoding bifunctional riboflavin kinase/FAD synthetase, with protein MKIWRSLSEVPGDQKAVVTIGNFDGMHNGHKKVVATCVDRGRRLGVDAVAVTFDPHPIQVHYPEANLQLISPLQDRLDAMAACGLDATLVAHYDASVYTLSPEEFVVEFLVERLGAVEVVVGEDFHFGQGNSGTVDTLRELGRLYQFDVVMVTDIESPEGRRWSSSWVRELLAASDVGGAARVLGRLHRIRGTVEHGYKRGRQLGFPTANLQSDIEGVVPGDGVYAGWLVRSVTGTQSAEFLPAAISVGTNPQFDGKVRTVEAHVLGRADLNLYGEKVAVMFVSLIREMQAFDSLDDLLAQMDEDLRRTAFVLGVGVSGRVDPDSVTAS; from the coding sequence GTGAAAATTTGGCGTTCGCTCAGCGAGGTTCCCGGCGACCAGAAAGCGGTTGTCACCATCGGGAACTTCGACGGGATGCATAACGGTCATAAGAAAGTCGTTGCAACCTGTGTGGATCGCGGACGTCGGCTCGGTGTTGACGCTGTTGCGGTCACCTTCGATCCGCATCCAATTCAGGTGCACTATCCCGAAGCGAATCTCCAGCTGATCTCTCCGTTGCAGGACCGGCTCGACGCGATGGCTGCGTGTGGCTTGGACGCCACCCTCGTTGCTCATTACGACGCCAGTGTCTACACGCTCAGCCCTGAGGAATTCGTTGTTGAGTTCCTTGTTGAGCGCCTCGGAGCCGTTGAGGTTGTTGTTGGTGAGGACTTCCATTTCGGTCAGGGAAACTCTGGAACCGTTGATACTCTGCGGGAGCTGGGACGCCTCTACCAGTTCGACGTCGTTATGGTCACAGACATTGAGTCACCGGAAGGGAGACGGTGGTCGTCGTCGTGGGTGCGCGAATTGCTTGCGGCCTCTGATGTCGGGGGAGCGGCTCGCGTCCTCGGTCGTCTTCACCGTATCCGCGGGACAGTTGAACATGGTTATAAACGAGGACGACAACTCGGCTTCCCCACGGCGAACCTTCAGTCAGATATTGAGGGAGTTGTCCCCGGCGACGGCGTGTATGCCGGCTGGTTGGTGCGAAGCGTCACGGGCACCCAGTCCGCGGAATTTCTTCCCGCGGCTATTTCAGTGGGAACTAATCCGCAGTTTGACGGCAAAGTACGCACGGTTGAGGCGCATGTCTTGGGACGAGCGGATCTGAATCTCTACGGTGAAAAAGTTGCCGTGATGTTCGTGTCGTTGATCCGCGAGATGCAAGCCTTTGATTCGCTTGACGATCTGCTTGCGCAGATGGATGAGGACCTGCGACGCACGGCTTTCGTTCTGGGTGTTGGCGTTTCGGGACGTGTCGACCCGGATTCGGTGACGGCGTCCTAA
- the rpsO gene encoding 30S ribosomal protein S15, producing the protein MPLSKDVKDKIIAEYATHEGDTGSPEVQIALLTQRIKDLTEHFKTHTHDHHSRRGLLLLVGRRRRLLGYLADVDIERYRSLIERLGLRR; encoded by the coding sequence GTGCCGCTGAGCAAGGACGTCAAGGACAAGATCATCGCCGAATACGCCACCCATGAGGGCGACACCGGCTCCCCCGAGGTTCAGATCGCGCTGCTGACCCAGCGCATCAAGGATCTCACCGAGCACTTCAAGACCCACACGCACGATCACCACTCACGTCGTGGTCTGCTGCTGCTGGTCGGACGACGTCGTCGTCTCCTCGGCTACCTGGCCGACGTTGATATTGAGCGTTACCGTTCGCTCATTGAACGTCTGGGCCTGCGCCGCTGA
- a CDS encoding polyribonucleotide nucleotidyltransferase — MMEGSDIVAAEAIIDNGRFGQRTVRFETGRLAKQAAGSALAYLDDETTVLSATTVGKNPKDQFDFFPLTVDVEERAYAAGRIPGSFFRREGRAGTEAILAARLIDRPLRPGFVKGLRNEVQVVETVLSIHPDDAYDVLAINAASMSTQIAGLPFSGPIGGTRLALIDGQWVAFPRWSEMERSVFNIVVAGRIVTAEDGTEDVAIMMVEAGGGQNQWDLIQAGATAPTEDVVADGLEAAKPFIKALCEAQIKVAEKASKETAEFPLYLDYTDEQYAAVEEYVGDKLAKALLTEGKLARDEACDAVKNEMLGALSDRFPEAEKELKAAFRSLEKQTIRQRTLREEIRMDGRTPRQIRSLFAEVEVLPRVHGSALFQRGETQILGVTTLAMLRMEQQIDNLSPVNSKRYMHQYNFAPFSTGEVGRVGSPKRREIGHGDLAERALVPVLPSREEFPYAIRQVSETMGSNGSSSMGSVCASTLSLLQAGVPLRAPVAGIAMGLMTGEVDGVEKAVTLTDILGAEDGFGDMDFKVAGTTDFITALQLDTKLDGIDSQVLRGALAQARDARLAILDLINKAIDGPDEMSPNAPRIITVKVPVDKIGEVIGPKGKMINQIQEDTGAEVTIEDDGTVYIASSNGDAAEAARAMVNQIANPQMPEVGERFVGTVVKTTSFGAFISLTPGKDGLLHISQVRRLVGGKRIESVDDVLQVGQQVEVEIAEIGDRGKLSLHAVLDDEALAAEAQAQGERSGDEDGERSERGPRRERRDRSERRERRPRTRTRRRHTDDESTDSETSNSVDSSQE, encoded by the coding sequence ATGATGGAAGGCTCTGACATCGTCGCAGCTGAGGCGATCATCGACAATGGTCGATTCGGCCAACGTACCGTCCGTTTTGAGACTGGACGCCTGGCCAAGCAAGCCGCGGGTTCCGCCCTGGCCTACCTGGACGACGAGACCACCGTTTTGTCGGCGACCACCGTTGGCAAGAACCCCAAAGACCAATTCGATTTCTTCCCGCTGACCGTTGACGTTGAAGAACGCGCATACGCTGCGGGACGTATCCCCGGATCTTTCTTCCGCCGCGAAGGCCGCGCCGGAACCGAAGCGATCCTCGCCGCGCGCCTCATCGACCGCCCGCTGCGCCCCGGCTTCGTCAAGGGCCTGCGCAATGAGGTTCAGGTCGTTGAAACTGTCCTGTCAATCCACCCCGACGACGCCTACGACGTCCTCGCAATCAATGCGGCGTCAATGTCCACGCAGATCGCTGGCCTGCCATTCTCCGGCCCGATCGGCGGCACCCGCCTCGCCCTCATTGATGGCCAGTGGGTTGCATTCCCGCGGTGGTCCGAGATGGAACGTTCCGTCTTCAACATCGTCGTTGCCGGACGTATTGTCACAGCCGAAGACGGCACCGAAGACGTCGCGATCATGATGGTCGAGGCCGGTGGTGGCCAGAACCAGTGGGATCTCATTCAAGCCGGTGCGACCGCTCCGACCGAGGATGTTGTTGCCGACGGTCTTGAAGCTGCTAAGCCATTCATTAAGGCCCTGTGCGAGGCCCAGATCAAGGTGGCTGAGAAAGCGTCGAAGGAAACCGCTGAGTTCCCGCTCTACCTGGACTACACGGATGAGCAGTACGCCGCCGTTGAAGAATACGTGGGTGACAAGCTGGCAAAGGCCCTGCTCACCGAAGGTAAGCTCGCTCGCGACGAAGCCTGTGACGCCGTGAAGAACGAGATGCTTGGTGCGCTCAGTGACCGGTTCCCCGAGGCCGAGAAAGAACTCAAAGCGGCTTTCCGTTCGCTGGAGAAGCAGACGATCCGTCAGCGCACCCTGCGCGAGGAAATCCGTATGGACGGACGCACTCCACGTCAGATTCGTTCACTCTTCGCCGAGGTTGAGGTCCTGCCTCGCGTCCACGGTTCCGCCCTGTTCCAGCGCGGCGAAACCCAGATCCTAGGCGTGACGACCTTGGCGATGCTGCGCATGGAGCAGCAGATCGACAACCTGTCACCGGTGAACTCAAAGCGCTACATGCATCAGTACAACTTTGCGCCTTTCTCAACGGGTGAGGTCGGTCGCGTGGGCTCCCCGAAGCGCCGCGAAATCGGTCACGGTGACTTGGCTGAACGCGCCCTGGTTCCCGTCCTGCCCTCACGCGAGGAGTTCCCCTACGCGATCCGTCAGGTCTCTGAAACTATGGGGTCCAACGGTTCATCGTCGATGGGGTCCGTGTGTGCATCCACGCTGTCGCTGCTTCAGGCGGGTGTGCCGCTGCGCGCCCCCGTCGCTGGCATCGCGATGGGTCTGATGACCGGCGAGGTCGACGGAGTGGAGAAGGCCGTGACCCTCACCGACATTCTTGGGGCCGAGGACGGCTTCGGCGATATGGACTTCAAGGTCGCCGGCACAACTGACTTCATCACCGCTCTTCAGCTGGATACAAAGCTTGACGGCATTGACTCTCAGGTTCTGCGCGGCGCGCTCGCTCAGGCCCGCGATGCTCGCCTGGCGATTCTTGATCTGATCAACAAAGCCATTGATGGTCCAGATGAGATGAGCCCGAATGCTCCTCGCATCATTACCGTCAAGGTCCCCGTTGACAAGATCGGCGAGGTCATCGGCCCGAAAGGCAAGATGATTAACCAGATCCAGGAAGACACGGGTGCTGAGGTCACTATCGAGGACGACGGCACCGTGTACATTGCGTCCTCCAACGGCGATGCCGCTGAAGCAGCACGCGCAATGGTTAACCAGATCGCGAACCCGCAGATGCCTGAGGTTGGGGAGCGCTTCGTTGGAACGGTTGTTAAGACCACCTCCTTCGGTGCGTTCATTTCGCTGACCCCCGGCAAGGATGGTCTGCTGCATATTTCGCAGGTTCGTCGCCTTGTCGGTGGCAAGCGCATTGAGTCAGTGGATGATGTCCTCCAGGTTGGCCAGCAGGTCGAGGTTGAGATTGCTGAGATCGGTGACCGCGGCAAACTCTCGCTGCACGCCGTGTTGGACGATGAGGCTTTGGCTGCTGAGGCTCAGGCCCAGGGTGAGCGTTCCGGTGACGAGGACGGTGAGCGTTCAGAGCGCGGTCCGCGCCGCGAGCGTCGCGATCGTTCGGAACGCCGCGAACGTCGTCCGCGTACACGTACCCGTCGCAGGCACACCGACGATGAATCAACTGACTCCGAGACCTCGAACTCGGTTGATTCCTCCCAGGAGTGA